Below is a window of Perca fluviatilis chromosome 14, GENO_Pfluv_1.0, whole genome shotgun sequence DNA.
TCTTTCATCCCTATCTGAAtcacaagaaaataacagatacGTTTCTGTCCCTCAACGCTTCACCAGACGTTGGTCTTACCACTGTCAGCTAAAAGCGACCCGAATATTCAAATAACCTCACTCACAATCTAACTAATTGTGTTGGCCAACACTTTGTCACAGGTTAGATTTGATTATGGCAACAGCTTCAACAATTCAAAcaccatttaaacattttggaaTTTCATCCATTTTAGTATAACCCAATTAATAATTTCACAGCCAAATCATGTCTCCCTCATTTCAATTCCCACACCCGGTTCTTTTACAGATATGCAACAAAAGGGAGCAAATTCCATTCAACAAGAATAGACATCTACTCACCTTTCGCTGAATCTGCACATGTTCAGTGACGCCAAATGATATCGGGTGATGATTCAGAAATGATGTAGGGAGACCTCAgagatgacgaccagtccgaagagtacaaatcaagtgcagctttatttaaacagtgaacaaacgttcatgacactgggacaaccatgagcatacagacacgtctgcccaaggatgaaccacatgtacatcatagtgaacaccttttaaactctttttgtgcttacacagcacgagacatctatttcagtgcacaagttttactcttaaactacaccttttatggccgatgctcctaatagattcccacattcctggctccaattcctctgtgtgaaagttgtacccaaactcataatagatttacacattcttgtgggtgaaggttgtccccagactaaccttcttgTGTGGTACActacatacaagatataaaatacatttgaaacatgtaggctgaaatatccaacctatcagttttctttgaaaaaacacaataaaaaatatagGTCATCCACAATATCTTGttggacagagagggagagataatTTTTTTCGGTACACTTGAGAATGCAACTAAATAAATGGTCTCTTAAATTTTCAAGCAAAGTGTCTATACTTGGTGGAGTGGGCTGTTCAACTTCGTGTGTGCGTTCAACTAGTTCTTGAAAATGTTCTTCAGTTACTTCAGAGCAATCAGAAATGGTGCGTTTGTGTTTTCGATAAACATGCCACCTAAAAGAATGATACTTGGAAAAAGCAGACTGGCAGTTACTTATCCCACAGGTTATGTTGAAATGAGGGTCGTGTGCATGTACAAGTCCAATATGATGAATCAGTTTTCTAAGAGTAAAGTTCCTCTTTGAGCATTTTgtacactgactacgtttacaagctgtcaattgtcgggttatggtcgggttaaggtcactattcgggtttctgaaacattcggaataacccgtttacatgcgtgagcagagagagttactcctgtatacatggcatttgtaatcaattggcaatatcccgacgtaaacggcgacgcacggttagcgctCTGACGGCAtcacggacaaccttaagacgcaataacttttcggtcaccttcttataaatctcactatctcggtactttctgccgtcaacaaaagacattatattcatggttttcaccacactaataaagaaattggtttcctcctcgctccaaaagtgtggtgctgtgctgcatctcgccatgtttacctctacttcttgtttacatcCGGTATACTGCgtgcaggttttctgcattgacatatatataactatattattatagtatataattattattataactgttttctggcgcatacaagaagttcctctactcaaaagaccaagattccttgcgaatagaacatgcgcagaacacaaatcaatgttccttttgatggggatatgccgatacgcgtttacatgaccaaaatttcgggttagaaaaggggtaacccaggttttcgggtttttaaaaaacggaatatgagcatattcaggtttttgccggtgtttacatggctgtGCGCGActgggttattgctaatattctggttttgaacgggttattggctgcatgtaaacgtagtcactgatgCAGTCCAGGCATGATCAGTGAAGAAGGTTGACAATTTGAGTTACAGTTACCGGCAGGGATTTGTCTCCATCCCCCGTGATGTTTGCGATGCGCCTCTGGAGAAAGGTCAGTGTCTTTTTCAAGTATCCAGGATATGCCATGTTGAAAACAAAGTACATGCAGAAGGCTGCAATGAAGGCCTCATCCACCGAAGTGCGAGAACAAACCTCAATTCCCTCGACATTGACCACACTCTGGCACTGTCTGGAGAGGGCATATTTCAACCCTTGTGCTTTCAGTTGAACGGTTGGATATGGAGTTTGAGGATTATTCTACATAAGAGAAATTTTTTTTAGCATACATAACAAGATCAATATGATAAAGCGTGCACAGTGATCTAAAAAAACATTAGCTTATGGCTAGTGGCTATGCAGGACACCAGGTATTTACCTGTCCAAGGATAATTAAATCCTCAATCTTCTCCTTGAATATGGATGGCAAGAGAAGGAGTCCACCCCTGAAGTCAATTCCTAGGTCATACAgattttacaattaaaatgCATTTCAACAAATGTTGGTTGATACTAATAACCTGCAAATTCCCATAGACAGGCTACCGCATGTTATTTCAGGTTCAGTACATTAAACTAAAATGTATTagcttttaaaatgtatgtaagaaataaacaaattaaatatcaAGATAATGTTGCATTATACACCGACTAGGTGCCACAAACAGATTAACACTAGACAGGTATTACAGCCCTCTAGCAGTATTATTAGTGTGGATGGGATTGAGAAAAAATTCCATGTGAGAAAATGGTGCctaatttgaactattttataaACCTTGATACTTAAATTTAAACATGattttgatttagattttttcgCCAGACCTGATGTGCCTGCCaaatttggtttgtttttgaGCAGGTTTAGGGGGTCAAATTGAGGCTCAGAGGCAGTAGaatcataataaaaaaagaaaaagacacaagAACAATAGCGTCCTTGCCTCCAGGCAATATGTATCATGTCAGTACAATACAAGTTCAGTGGAACTGTACAcagtctctttaaaaaaaaagggactgCACACAACTGACACAATGATGCAGCAGAATTAACTAGGTGTATGTGCTCAAATCAGTACCTTTAATATCCTCAGCCAAGGCATCCTCTCTTGCTTCCATGTAGAGTTTTTTCAGTGGCGAATCCTTGACAAGTTTCAGCATATTTGGGAGAATAGATGTGAAGTTCTCACTGATGCGGTGGCATATGTTGACTGGAGAGGGGTGCATGGCATCAACCTCATCGCACAACTgagattt
It encodes the following:
- the LOC120573473 gene encoding uncharacterized protein LOC120573473: MIKTFAWRRREIAEGMSTEDLLRRYPFLRTSAGLCDEVDAMHPSPVNICHRISENFTSILPNMLKLVKDSPLKKLYMEAREDALAEDIKGIDFRGGLLLLPSIFKEKIEDLIILGQNNPQTPYPTVQLKAQGLKYALSRQCQSVVNVEGIEVCSRTSVDEAFIAAFCMYFVFNMAYPGYLKKTLTFLQRRIANITGDGDKSLPVTVTQIVNLLH